In one window of Maribacter sp. BPC-D8 DNA:
- a CDS encoding nuclear transport factor 2 family protein, whose product MKQIYKLVFVSFFCCHTAFAQQGTEVYIANLDLSNDSLKINEVINISENEGYDNQPSFFFDDKILFASTRNNQTDIALYDINDKTTTWLSNTPNGSEYSPLKIPGRNAVSAVRLDEDGLQRLYAYDLKTGDSKVLLPDLKVGYHVWFSSDIIVCTVLIENRMDLVVYNLKENTHYTVQKNVGRSLHKIPGTELISFIAKESENATITSLNPNSKETKVITNLLRDSEDVTWTTDGSLITAYNKYLFSFKPSIDTEWKSLFEFQQTDIHGISRLAVSPNGKNISFVSKDAPDKIVQKQVETFNARDLDAFVNCYSEDVVVKNFSQDTISIGRKQLKDGYEAFYKKTPSIEVKVSSRIVIGSTVIDQEFVTIGDKQKQQVAIYETDGLIKTMTFIRDKKTTFDPEIIVQKQLEAYNNRDIDGFLATYAKQAKIYSYSGELRSDGTDAMRAGYADFFNSSPDLHCEILNRIVIGNKVIDEESITANGNTFKAVAIYEVENNEIVKVTFVN is encoded by the coding sequence ATGAAACAAATTTACAAGCTTGTATTCGTAAGCTTTTTTTGCTGCCATACTGCTTTTGCTCAACAAGGCACCGAAGTTTATATAGCAAATTTAGATTTGAGTAATGATAGTTTGAAAATTAATGAGGTTATCAATATATCTGAGAATGAAGGTTATGATAATCAACCTTCATTTTTTTTTGATGATAAAATTCTATTTGCATCAACAAGAAATAATCAAACAGATATAGCCCTTTATGATATAAACGATAAAACAACTACTTGGCTTTCTAATACACCAAATGGTAGTGAATATTCTCCTTTAAAAATTCCTGGTAGAAATGCTGTTTCTGCTGTTCGTTTAGACGAAGATGGTTTACAGCGTTTATACGCGTATGATTTGAAAACGGGTGACTCAAAGGTGTTATTACCAGATTTAAAAGTGGGTTATCATGTTTGGTTTTCTAGTGATATTATTGTTTGCACGGTTTTGATCGAAAATCGTATGGATTTGGTGGTGTATAACCTAAAAGAGAACACCCATTATACTGTACAGAAGAATGTAGGTCGATCGTTGCATAAAATTCCCGGTACAGAGCTAATTAGTTTTATAGCAAAAGAAAGCGAGAATGCTACTATTACATCGCTAAACCCAAATTCTAAAGAAACAAAGGTTATCACAAACCTTTTAAGAGATTCTGAAGATGTGACTTGGACTACCGACGGAAGCTTAATTACTGCGTATAACAAATATCTGTTTTCCTTTAAGCCATCAATCGATACAGAATGGAAATCATTGTTTGAATTTCAACAAACTGATATTCATGGTATATCAAGACTAGCCGTAAGCCCTAACGGAAAGAATATTTCTTTTGTTTCTAAAGATGCTCCAGATAAAATTGTACAGAAGCAAGTAGAAACTTTTAATGCACGTGATTTAGACGCTTTTGTAAATTGCTATTCAGAAGATGTTGTAGTGAAAAATTTCTCTCAGGATACTATATCCATTGGTAGAAAACAACTGAAAGATGGGTATGAGGCTTTTTATAAAAAAACACCTTCCATTGAAGTTAAGGTATCTTCAAGAATTGTAATTGGTTCTACTGTTATAGACCAAGAATTTGTCACTATTGGCGACAAACAAAAACAACAAGTGGCCATTTATGAAACTGACGGACTCATAAAAACCATGACTTTTATTAGAGATAAAAAAACAACTTTTGACCCAGAAATCATTGTTCAAAAGCAACTTGAAGCTTATAACAATAGAGATATTGACGGTTTTTTAGCCACGTATGCAAAACAAGCTAAAATATATAGCTACTCAGGAGAATTAAGATCTGATGGTACAGATGCAATGCGAGCTGGCTATGCTGATTTCTTTAATTCATCCCCAGATTTACATTGCGAAATTCTCAATAGAATCGTCATCGGAAACAAAGTAATAGATGAAGAATCGATTACTGCAAATGGCAACACTTTTAAAGCTGTAGCTATTTATGAAGTGGAAAATAATGAGATAGTCAAAGTAACTTTTGTTAACTAA
- a CDS encoding bifunctional alpha,alpha-trehalose-phosphate synthase (UDP-forming)/trehalose-phosphatase, whose translation MAKTIIISNRLPVQLQISNGDITAVPSVGGLATGMKSVHSGGDSLWIGWSGLTDEEIPKELIPKIDKALAEHGSSKVNLTEKEVDGFYYGFSNRTIWPLFHYFLEYAEFELESWEVYKAVNQKFADAILEKADNDDTIWIHDYQLMLVPQMVRAQRPDISIGFFLHIPFPSYEIFRTLPWREEVLQGLLGSDLIGFHTYDYERHFLSSVRRLLGLEVSFNDIYLDDRVIKVDSFPMGIDYKKFSDAAKEHSQRSEDEKSELQKRLDTHKKSAPDAKFFLSIDRLDYTKGIAKRLKAFEYFLNKYPQYKEKVRLIILAVPSRSNVPQYQLLKREVDELVGRINGELSTVSWTPIWYFYRSMPFENLIDLYTSSDIAWLTPIRDGMNLVAKEYIATRTDKTGVLILSEMAGSANEMNESLLINPNNFEQIADALNEAINMPKEEQIARNTLLQKRLERYNVEKWANDFMTSLVGQKEKDQTYKSRKLSADILNTVMDDYNKAKRRLVFLDYDGTLAGFHADPQKASPDEELYKLLDAISSQPNTDMYLISGRDKETFTKWFLPKKYNMIVEHGVWISQGGEEFRMLENVKKDWMEKILPVLESFVDRTPGSFIEEKNYSLAWHYRKTDPDFGQKRSVELNTVLTSLIANDDLSVLNGNKVMEIKSSNVNKGRASMRVYTEHEYDFVFAIGDDWTDEFMFQELPEDSITVKVGRQKTQARYFVDNTKNVRAILKRFADKK comes from the coding sequence ATGGCGAAAACTATCATTATCTCAAATAGACTACCTGTACAATTACAAATTAGCAATGGAGACATTACTGCAGTGCCAAGTGTTGGTGGTTTAGCTACCGGAATGAAATCTGTGCACTCAGGTGGAGATAGCCTTTGGATTGGCTGGAGCGGATTGACAGATGAAGAAATACCTAAAGAGTTAATCCCTAAAATTGATAAGGCTCTTGCTGAGCATGGTTCTTCTAAAGTAAATCTTACAGAAAAAGAAGTAGATGGTTTTTACTACGGATTTAGCAATAGAACCATATGGCCACTATTCCACTACTTCTTAGAATACGCTGAATTTGAGCTTGAAAGTTGGGAGGTTTACAAAGCGGTTAATCAGAAATTTGCCGATGCTATTCTTGAAAAAGCCGATAATGATGATACAATCTGGATTCACGATTACCAATTAATGTTGGTACCGCAAATGGTTCGTGCCCAAAGACCTGATATTTCTATCGGATTCTTTTTGCACATTCCTTTTCCTTCTTATGAGATATTTAGAACACTACCTTGGCGTGAAGAAGTATTACAAGGCTTATTAGGGTCAGATTTAATCGGTTTTCATACCTATGACTATGAACGTCACTTTTTAAGCTCTGTACGAAGGTTATTAGGCTTAGAGGTAAGTTTTAATGATATCTACTTAGATGATAGGGTTATTAAGGTAGACTCTTTCCCCATGGGTATTGATTATAAAAAATTCAGTGATGCTGCCAAAGAACATTCGCAACGCAGCGAAGACGAAAAGTCTGAACTACAAAAACGTCTGGACACCCATAAAAAATCGGCGCCTGATGCTAAATTCTTTTTGTCTATTGACCGCTTAGATTATACTAAAGGTATTGCGAAGCGATTAAAAGCATTTGAATACTTTTTAAATAAATACCCTCAGTACAAAGAAAAAGTAAGACTGATTATTCTTGCTGTACCTTCTCGTTCGAATGTACCACAATACCAATTATTAAAGCGAGAAGTTGATGAATTGGTAGGTCGTATTAATGGCGAACTTTCAACGGTTAGCTGGACACCGATTTGGTATTTCTACAGGTCTATGCCTTTTGAAAACTTAATTGATTTGTATACTTCTTCTGATATTGCTTGGTTGACACCAATTAGAGATGGTATGAATTTGGTAGCTAAGGAATACATTGCTACTAGAACAGACAAAACGGGAGTTTTAATACTTAGCGAAATGGCTGGTTCTGCCAATGAAATGAATGAATCGCTATTGATTAACCCTAACAATTTTGAGCAAATTGCAGATGCTTTAAACGAGGCTATAAATATGCCTAAAGAAGAACAGATTGCTAGAAACACATTATTACAAAAGAGATTAGAGCGTTATAACGTTGAAAAATGGGCTAATGACTTTATGACATCGTTAGTGGGTCAAAAAGAAAAAGATCAAACCTATAAGTCAAGAAAACTGTCTGCAGACATCTTGAATACGGTGATGGATGATTATAATAAAGCAAAAAGAAGATTAGTTTTCTTAGACTATGACGGTACATTGGCTGGTTTTCATGCGGATCCACAAAAAGCATCGCCAGATGAAGAATTATACAAACTACTTGATGCGATTTCTTCTCAACCAAACACAGATATGTATTTAATTAGCGGGCGAGATAAAGAAACGTTCACTAAATGGTTCTTGCCTAAAAAGTACAATATGATTGTTGAGCATGGTGTATGGATTTCGCAAGGTGGCGAGGAATTCAGGATGCTAGAAAATGTCAAGAAAGACTGGATGGAGAAAATTTTACCAGTGTTAGAATCTTTTGTAGACCGCACACCTGGTAGTTTTATTGAAGAAAAAAATTATTCTTTAGCTTGGCATTATAGAAAAACAGATCCCGACTTTGGACAAAAACGTTCTGTTGAACTAAATACGGTATTGACAAGTCTTATTGCCAATGATGACTTAAGTGTCTTAAATGGTAACAAAGTGATGGAAATAAAAAGCAGCAACGTAAATAAAGGTAGAGCATCTATGCGCGTGTATACTGAACATGAGTACGATTTTGTTTTTGCAATTGGTGATGACTGGACCGATGAATTTATGTTTCAAGAGCTTCCTGAAGATTCCATTACCGTGAAAGTAGGGCGCCAAAAAACACAAGCAAGATATTTTGTTGATAACACTAAAAATGTACGTGCAATTTTGAAGCGATTTGCCGACAAAAAATAA
- a CDS encoding glycoside hydrolase family 15 protein, producing MDNLDYGIIGNCRSAALISKTGSIEWCCLPEFDSPSIFAKLLDEEIGGSFEINVDDSYVITQKYEQFTNILITSFKSGADHFEIHDFMPRYRKEGNAYHAPPELIRYFKYISGAPKFSIVYDPKLEYAMGKTESFIKKDFIASLTHDVKFDTIFLYSSFDKKTIVDSGEIELNEDGYILVGYNEKLLLPTTDRAYLDLQNTKVYWLNWSNLTPTYEKFNEEISRSALTLKLLSYDKTGAVLAAATTSLPETIGEVRNWDYRFCWIRDASMVIKVVSELGHKNVAKRYLQFIIDLIPDKAEKLQIMYGINKEKKLTEVTLEHLAGYKGSKPVRIGNAAYHQKQNDIYGILMDVIYEQMAKFSIDIDNGEDLWAITKGIVWIVSNNWKDADKGIWEFRTEDRHFTFSKVLCWTALDRAIKVAEMLDKKHKIEKWEPIRAEIWKDIYDNAWNEEVGAYTQSYGSKELDASVLLMESYGCVNAKDERYISTVHAIGKELNNDGLLYRYKNEDDFGLPSSSFTVCTFWYINSLFKIGERKKALEYFERLLSYSNHLGLFSEDIDFKTKRLLGNFPQAYSHLALIECAINFSKKESEDQMLESLRE from the coding sequence ATGGATAATTTAGACTACGGAATAATAGGGAATTGTAGAAGTGCAGCATTAATTTCAAAGACAGGAAGCATCGAATGGTGCTGCTTACCAGAATTTGATAGTCCATCTATCTTTGCAAAATTATTAGATGAAGAGATTGGTGGTAGTTTTGAAATCAATGTAGATGATAGCTATGTCATTACCCAAAAATATGAGCAATTCACGAATATTTTAATCACTTCTTTTAAATCTGGCGCTGACCATTTTGAGATTCATGATTTCATGCCACGTTATAGAAAAGAAGGCAATGCTTACCATGCGCCACCAGAGTTGATCAGATATTTTAAATATATATCTGGTGCGCCAAAATTTTCAATTGTTTACGATCCCAAGCTTGAGTATGCAATGGGTAAAACTGAATCATTTATAAAAAAAGATTTTATAGCAAGTCTTACGCATGACGTAAAATTCGATACTATATTTTTATATTCTTCTTTTGATAAGAAGACTATTGTAGATAGTGGTGAAATTGAGTTAAACGAAGATGGTTATATTCTGGTAGGTTATAATGAAAAACTATTGCTACCTACTACAGATAGGGCTTACTTAGATTTACAAAATACAAAGGTATATTGGTTGAATTGGTCTAATTTGACACCTACCTATGAGAAATTCAACGAAGAAATTTCTAGAAGTGCACTGACTTTAAAGCTATTAAGCTATGATAAGACAGGTGCAGTTTTAGCTGCAGCGACTACATCATTACCAGAAACAATAGGCGAAGTACGTAATTGGGATTACCGATTCTGTTGGATCCGCGATGCATCTATGGTAATTAAGGTAGTATCAGAATTGGGTCATAAGAACGTTGCAAAACGTTATTTACAGTTCATTATAGATTTGATACCAGATAAGGCAGAGAAGCTTCAAATCATGTACGGTATCAATAAAGAAAAGAAGTTGACTGAAGTAACCTTAGAGCACCTAGCTGGTTATAAAGGTTCTAAGCCTGTAAGAATTGGTAATGCAGCTTATCATCAAAAGCAAAACGATATCTATGGTATACTAATGGATGTTATCTACGAACAGATGGCGAAATTTAGTATTGATATTGATAATGGAGAAGACCTTTGGGCGATTACAAAAGGAATCGTTTGGATTGTAAGTAATAATTGGAAGGATGCCGATAAGGGTATTTGGGAGTTCAGAACAGAAGACAGACATTTTACATTCTCAAAAGTATTATGTTGGACAGCTTTGGATCGTGCGATCAAGGTTGCCGAAATGTTAGATAAGAAGCACAAAATTGAGAAATGGGAGCCTATTAGAGCAGAAATCTGGAAAGATATATATGACAATGCCTGGAACGAAGAAGTAGGCGCATACACGCAGTCTTATGGGTCTAAAGAGTTAGATGCATCTGTATTGTTGATGGAATCTTATGGATGTGTGAATGCAAAAGATGAGAGATATATTAGCACGGTACATGCCATAGGGAAGGAATTAAATAATGACGGATTACTGTATCGTTATAAAAATGAAGATGATTTTGGTTTGCCTTCATCATCATTTACAGTATGTACATTCTGGTATATAAATAGCTTATTTAAAATAGGAGAACGTAAAAAAGCGTTGGAGTATTTTGAGCGATTATTGAGTTATAGTAATCATTTAGGTCTCTTTAGTGAAGATATTGATTTTAAGACCAAAAGATTATTAGGTAACTTCCCACAAGCATATTCGCATTTAGCATTAATAGAGTGTGCAATCAACTTCTCTAAAAAAGAAAGTGAAGATCAAATGCTTGAGTCTTTAAGGGAATAA
- a CDS encoding pyridoxal phosphate-dependent decarboxylase family protein, with protein sequence MHKKLLEQVYNTSDFNSNGHILIDQLTSHLEDKLNASSRNAINWNEPEKELEFWKIFLTDGIETDLFPEIIKRTTYVHHPKYIGHQVSPPAPITALTGLISSLLNNGTAVYEMGMSSNAIERIIIELICRKIGFDNASGGFLTSGGTLANLTALLSGRKAITKRDIWNEGNQNQLGIMVSEEAHYCVDRAARIMGLGDQGIIKVPVTKGFRMDTDLMVSKFKEAQEKGIEIFAIIGSAPSTATGIFDDLEVIGEFAKKQNIWFHVDGAHGGAGIFSKKYKHTLKGIELADSVVIDGHKMMLMPALTTALLYKDVKNANATFSQKADYLLTDSEHEDWYNSGKRTFECTKNMMAIHWFTLLKLYGEEVFDANVTELYDLGVLFAQLIEEEPNFELALQPMSNIVCFRYCPADMDEEHINALNVKIRQSLLEDGEFYIVQTKLKGTHYMRITVMNPFTTALHFKALIQKIKSFATC encoded by the coding sequence ATGCATAAAAAATTACTTGAACAGGTTTATAATACTTCCGATTTCAATTCGAATGGTCATATTCTAATCGACCAATTGACTTCTCACTTAGAGGATAAACTAAATGCTTCTTCTCGTAATGCTATCAACTGGAACGAACCTGAAAAGGAATTAGAATTCTGGAAGATTTTTTTAACCGATGGTATTGAAACAGACCTTTTTCCAGAAATAATAAAACGTACCACCTACGTACACCATCCTAAGTATATAGGACATCAAGTGAGTCCGCCAGCTCCAATTACTGCACTCACTGGGCTAATTAGTTCATTATTAAATAACGGTACTGCGGTTTACGAAATGGGCATGTCTTCTAATGCTATTGAGCGCATTATTATAGAATTGATTTGTAGAAAAATTGGTTTCGATAACGCTTCAGGAGGATTCTTAACCTCTGGCGGAACTTTGGCAAATTTAACTGCGTTATTAAGTGGACGAAAAGCAATTACCAAAAGAGATATTTGGAATGAGGGCAACCAAAATCAATTAGGCATTATGGTAAGCGAAGAAGCGCATTATTGCGTTGATCGTGCCGCAAGAATTATGGGATTGGGCGACCAAGGAATTATTAAAGTTCCTGTAACCAAAGGTTTTAGAATGGATACCGATTTAATGGTGTCTAAATTTAAAGAAGCACAGGAAAAGGGAATTGAAATATTCGCTATTATTGGTAGTGCTCCTTCTACTGCTACTGGTATTTTTGATGACTTAGAAGTGATTGGAGAATTTGCTAAAAAACAAAACATTTGGTTTCATGTTGATGGCGCACATGGTGGAGCGGGAATTTTCTCTAAAAAATACAAGCACACCCTAAAAGGTATTGAATTGGCAGATTCTGTTGTTATCGACGGACATAAAATGATGCTAATGCCAGCACTGACCACTGCCCTACTCTATAAAGATGTAAAAAATGCTAACGCCACTTTTAGCCAGAAAGCAGATTACCTACTTACAGATTCTGAGCATGAAGATTGGTATAACTCTGGTAAACGCACGTTTGAATGCACCAAAAATATGATGGCAATTCATTGGTTCACACTGTTAAAATTGTACGGAGAAGAAGTTTTTGATGCAAATGTTACCGAACTTTATGACTTAGGTGTTCTCTTTGCTCAGCTTATTGAAGAGGAGCCAAATTTCGAACTGGCTTTACAGCCAATGTCCAATATTGTTTGTTTTAGGTATTGCCCTGCTGATATGGATGAAGAACATATAAATGCTCTTAATGTAAAAATTCGCCAATCTCTTTTAGAAGATGGCGAATTTTATATTGTACAAACGAAACTAAAAGGTACGCATTACATGCGTATTACTGTGATGAATCCGTTTACCACAGCGCTTCATTTTAAAGCCTTAATACAAAAAATTAAGTCCTTTGCTACTTGTTAA
- a CDS encoding acyl-CoA dehydrogenase family protein, protein MSTDTVKKDILRGGQFLVKETNCEDVFTLEDLNEEQRMMRESTKEFVDRELWAHWERFENKDYAFTEETMRKAGELGLLSVAVPESYGGMGMGFVSTMLVCDYISGATGSFSTAFGAHTGIGTMPITLYGSEEQKQKYVPRLASGEWFGAYCLTEPGAGSDANSGKTKAVLSDDGKSYSITGQKMWISNAGFCNMFIVFARIEDDKNITGFIVENDPSNGITLGDEEKKLGIHSSSTRQVFFNETKVSVENMLSTRGNGFKIAMNALNVGRIKLAAACLDAQRRVIGEATKYANERIQFKTPIMNFGAIKSKIAEMATSVYVDESASYRAAKNIEDRIAMREAEGNTHQEAELKGVEEYAIECSILKVAVSEDCQKTTDEGIQIFGGMGFSADTPMESAWRDSRIARIYEGTNEINRMLAVGMLVKKAMKGHVDLLGPATAVGEELMGIPSFDVPDFSELFAEEKDILKRLKKVFLMVAGSAVQKYGAELENHQQLMLAASDILIEVYMAESALLRTEKNAKRFGEEAQATQIAMSRLYLFSATETIINKGKEAIVSFAEGDEQRMMLMGLKRFTKYTNYPNVVALRTQIADKVAADNGYTFD, encoded by the coding sequence ATGAGTACAGATACAGTAAAAAAAGATATTCTTAGAGGAGGACAGTTCCTTGTCAAAGAAACCAATTGTGAAGATGTTTTCACATTAGAAGATTTGAATGAAGAGCAACGCATGATGCGTGAGAGCACCAAAGAATTTGTTGACAGGGAACTTTGGGCACATTGGGAGCGTTTTGAGAATAAAGACTACGCTTTTACAGAAGAAACCATGCGTAAAGCTGGTGAATTAGGACTGTTAAGTGTGGCTGTACCAGAATCATATGGTGGTATGGGTATGGGATTTGTTTCTACCATGTTAGTATGTGATTACATTTCAGGAGCAACTGGATCTTTCAGTACTGCTTTTGGAGCACATACAGGAATTGGAACTATGCCAATTACGCTTTATGGATCTGAAGAGCAAAAACAAAAATATGTACCAAGATTAGCTTCTGGAGAATGGTTTGGCGCTTATTGCCTTACTGAGCCAGGTGCCGGTTCTGATGCTAACTCAGGAAAAACTAAAGCTGTTCTTTCTGATGACGGAAAATCATACAGTATTACAGGTCAGAAAATGTGGATTTCAAACGCAGGCTTCTGTAACATGTTTATCGTATTTGCTCGTATTGAAGATGATAAGAATATTACTGGTTTCATTGTAGAAAATGACCCAAGTAACGGTATTACTTTAGGTGATGAAGAAAAGAAATTAGGTATTCACTCTTCTTCTACGCGTCAGGTATTCTTTAACGAAACTAAAGTTTCTGTCGAGAATATGTTATCTACAAGAGGTAACGGATTCAAAATTGCAATGAATGCATTGAACGTAGGTCGTATTAAATTGGCGGCTGCTTGTTTAGATGCACAAAGAAGAGTTATCGGTGAAGCTACTAAATATGCTAACGAGCGTATTCAGTTCAAAACTCCGATTATGAACTTTGGCGCTATTAAGTCTAAAATTGCCGAAATGGCAACTAGCGTTTATGTTGATGAATCTGCAAGTTACCGTGCTGCAAAAAATATAGAAGATCGTATTGCTATGCGTGAAGCGGAAGGTAATACACACCAAGAGGCTGAACTTAAAGGTGTTGAAGAATATGCTATCGAATGTTCTATTCTAAAAGTAGCTGTTTCTGAAGATTGTCAAAAAACTACAGATGAAGGTATTCAGATTTTTGGAGGTATGGGCTTTAGTGCCGATACACCAATGGAATCTGCTTGGAGAGATTCGAGAATTGCCCGTATCTATGAAGGTACAAACGAAATCAACAGAATGTTGGCAGTGGGTATGCTTGTGAAAAAAGCAATGAAAGGTCATGTTGATCTTTTAGGTCCTGCAACTGCTGTTGGTGAAGAGTTAATGGGAATTCCTTCTTTCGATGTACCAGATTTTTCTGAACTATTCGCTGAAGAAAAAGATATCTTGAAGAGACTTAAAAAGGTTTTCTTAATGGTTGCTGGATCTGCAGTACAGAAATACGGAGCAGAATTAGAAAATCACCAACAATTAATGTTGGCTGCATCTGATATTCTTATTGAAGTATATATGGCAGAATCTGCTTTATTACGTACAGAGAAAAATGCAAAACGATTTGGTGAAGAAGCACAAGCTACTCAAATTGCCATGTCTAGATTGTACTTATTCAGTGCTACTGAAACCATCATTAATAAAGGAAAAGAAGCTATCGTTTCTTTTGCTGAAGGTGATGAGCAAAGAATGATGTTAATGGGACTTAAACGTTTCACGAAATATACAAACTACCCTAATGTAGTTGCCTTACGCACACAAATTGCCGATAAGGTTGCTGCAGATAACGGTTATACGTTTGACTAA
- a CDS encoding acetyl-CoA C-acyltransferase — MKTAYIVKGYRTAVGKAPKGVFRFKRTDELAAETIEYMMKELPQFDKKRIDDVIVGNAMPEGSQGLNMARLISLMGLDIVDVPGVTVNRFCASGLETIGIAAAKIQAGMADCIIAGGAESMSSVPMTGNKPELNYDLANSGHEDYYWGMGNTAEAVANEYKVSREDQDNFAYNSHIKALKAQAEDRFQSQIAPIEVEETYLDANGKKAHRKYTVTKDEGPRKGTSVEVLNKLRPVFAAGGSVTAGNSSQMSDGAAFVLIMSEEMVKELNLEPIARLVNYAAAGVPPRIMGIGPIAAIPKALKQAGLKLNDIDLIELNEAFASQSLAVMRELKINQDIVNVNGGAIALGHPLGCTGAKLSVQLFDEMRKRDMQGKYGMVTMCVGTGQGAAGIFEFLN, encoded by the coding sequence ATGAAAACTGCATATATAGTAAAAGGATATAGAACTGCTGTTGGAAAAGCTCCGAAGGGTGTTTTCCGTTTCAAGCGAACAGATGAATTGGCTGCCGAAACCATCGAGTATATGATGAAGGAATTGCCACAATTCGACAAAAAACGTATTGATGATGTAATTGTAGGTAATGCGATGCCAGAAGGTTCTCAAGGTTTGAACATGGCAAGACTAATTTCTTTAATGGGATTAGATATTGTTGATGTACCAGGTGTAACGGTAAATAGATTCTGTGCATCAGGTCTAGAGACGATTGGTATTGCTGCTGCTAAAATTCAAGCTGGCATGGCTGATTGTATCATTGCTGGTGGTGCAGAAAGTATGAGCTCTGTTCCAATGACAGGTAATAAACCAGAATTGAACTATGATTTAGCAAATTCTGGTCATGAAGATTACTACTGGGGAATGGGTAATACTGCTGAAGCTGTAGCAAATGAGTACAAAGTATCTCGTGAAGATCAAGATAATTTTGCTTACAACTCTCATATTAAAGCTTTAAAAGCACAAGCAGAAGACCGTTTTCAAAGTCAGATAGCACCTATTGAAGTAGAAGAAACATATTTGGATGCTAACGGAAAAAAAGCACATCGTAAGTATACAGTAACCAAAGATGAAGGACCTAGAAAAGGAACTTCTGTAGAGGTATTAAATAAACTTCGCCCAGTATTTGCAGCAGGCGGAAGTGTAACTGCTGGTAACTCATCTCAAATGAGTGATGGTGCCGCATTCGTTTTAATAATGAGTGAAGAAATGGTAAAAGAATTAAATCTTGAACCAATTGCTCGTTTGGTAAATTATGCTGCTGCTGGTGTACCACCTAGAATAATGGGTATTGGTCCTATTGCTGCTATTCCGAAGGCATTAAAACAAGCAGGTTTAAAGCTTAATGACATTGATTTAATAGAATTGAACGAAGCCTTCGCTTCACAATCTTTGGCAGTAATGCGTGAATTGAAAATAAATCAAGACATCGTAAATGTAAATGGTGGTGCAATTGCACTTGGTCACCCACTAGGATGCACCGGAGCAAAATTATCTGTACAATTGTTTGACGAAATGCGTAAAAGAGATATGCAAGGAAAATACGGTATGGTTACCATGTGCGTAGGTACAGGTCAAGGCGCAGCCGGAATATTTGAATTTTTAAATTAA